From a single Budorcas taxicolor isolate Tak-1 chromosome X, Takin1.1, whole genome shotgun sequence genomic region:
- the LOC128069921 gene encoding ARL14 effector protein: MMDPCSVGVQLRTTNECHKTYYTRHTGFKTLQELSSNDMLLLQLRTGMTLSGNNTICFHHAKVYIDRFEDLQKSCCDPFNIHKKLAKKNLHVIDLDDATFLSAKFGRQLVPGWKLCPKCTQIINGSVDVDSEDRQKRKPDSDGRTAKALRSLQFANPGKQTEFAPETGKREKRRLTKNATAGSDRQVIPAKSKVYDSQGLLIFSGMDLCDCLDEDCLGCFYACPACGSTKCGAECRCDRKWLYEQIEIEGGEIIHNKHAG, translated from the coding sequence ATGATGGATCCATGTTCAGTTGGAGTCCAGCTTCGGACCACAAATGAGTGCCATAAAACCTATTATACTCGTCATACAGGTTTCAAGACTTTGCAAGAATTGTCATCAAATGACATGCTTCTACTTCAACTGAGAACTGGAATGACACTTTCTGGGAACAATACAATTTGCTTCCATCATGCAAAAGTTTACATCGACAGATTTGAGGATTTGCAGAAGTCATGTTGTGACCCATTTAACATACACAAAAAACTagccaaaaaaaatttacatgtaaTTGATTTAGATGATGCCACTTTTCTGAGTGCAAAATTTGGAAGACAGCTTGTACCTGGTTGGAAACTTTGTCCAAAATGTACACAGATAATCAATGGAAGTGTGGATGTTGATTCTGAAGACCGGCAGAAAAGAAAACCTGACTCAGATGGAAGAACTGCTAAAGCTTTGAGGTCATTACAATTTGCAAACCCAGGAAAGCAGACTGAATTTGCTCCAGAAACtggtaaaagggaaaaaagaaggctTACCAAAAATGCAACAGCTGGTTCAGACAGACAAGTGATCCCGGCAAAGAGTAAGGTCTACGATAGCCAGGGTCTCCTGATTTTCAGTGGAATGGACCTCTGTGACTGCCTCGATGAAGACTGCTTAGGCTGTTTCTATGCTTGTCCTGCCTGCGGTTCTACCAAATGTGGTGCCGAATGCCGCTGTGATCGAAAGTGGCTGTATGAGCAAATTGAAATAGAAGGAGGAGAAATAATTCATAACAAACATGCTGGATAA